AGCAGATGACCCTCGGCCTGCCGGGACCTTTATGAACGGGCAGCCGGCGGCTTCGCAGCGAGGATCTTCCGCGCGCGGCTCCGAAAGGCCGCTGTTTCGTAGGGCAGGCGTTCGTGGATGACCGTTTCGAGTTCCGGGAGGATTTCCGGATACGTAAAACTTAGGTTGTGCAGCACCGTTAGTGAGAAGGCTTTCACGGCGATGGGCGTCGAAGGATCCGACACGGCGCGAAAGCAGTAGTCCATGAGGTGGCCCTGGAGGGTGATGGGGACGGTGATGTCCTGGAGGATCCGGAGGATGTTGCGGGGCACGGCCGTTGGTAGACCGGGGCGGCCTAATAAATCAATCGTTTGCGCTAAATATGGGGTGATCAGCGTAGGATGTTTTCTGATCACATAACTTAGCGTCCAGGCCGACCGCTGGATAAGACGGGGTTCGTCTCCGAAAAAGATGGACATCAGGGCCTCGAAGCGTTCGGGGTCGTCCCCGATATACCCTGCGATGCGGAGGGTTTGTTGCCGGGAGTGTTCTTCCAGCAAGGCTTGACGAATGTTCATGATGATTATGTTTGACCCCATTACTTTGCAGGCATTGCTCACCTGCTTTGGCCTCGATCCCTTGGACTGGCATTGTGTCGGATTTGGAACCGGTTTGATCAATACCACCTGGGTGCTCAAAGACCGCAACGGCACCATCAAATATATCCTTCAAAAGGTCAACCGCCAAGTCTTCAAACAACCGGAAGACATTGCGCACAACCTGCGCGTGGTGGGGGATCACCTGGCGAAAAGACACCCGGATTACCTGTTTGTCCGGCCGGTGCCGGCCCTGGACGGGGAGGCGTTTGTGCGCAGCGAAGAGGGGGAATACTATCGTCTTTTCCCGTTTATCGGGGGCTCCAGGACGCTGGATGTGGTGCATAAACCCGAGCAGGCTTTTGAGGCGGCGCGGAGCTTTGCGCGGTTCAGCCACCTGCTGGCGGACCTGGATCCGGCGCTTCTGCGGGATACGCTCCCGCACTTCCACGACCTGAGCAGGCGTTACCGGGCTTTCGAAGAGGCGCTGGACAACGCACCCGCGATCCTCAAAGCCGGGGCCGTTGCGGAAATCGGGACGCTCAAAAGCCATGCGGGCTATGTATCCGACCTCGAAGCGTTGAAGCGGTCCCCGGACTTCCCGCTCCGGGTCATGCACCACGACACCAAGATCAGCAACATCCTTTTCGACCGGCAGGACAAGGCCCTTTGCGTCATCGACCTGGACACGGTTATGCCCGGGTACTTTATCAGCGACGTGGGGGATATGATGCGGACCTACCTGTCCCCGGCCTCGGAGGAAGCCCAGGACCTGGACAGCGTCCACGTCCGTCCCGAGTATTTCCGGGCCATCGTGGCGGGGTACCTGAGCGGGATGGAAGGCGGGTTGACGCCCCTGGAACGGGGGCAGTTTCTTTTTGCCGGGCGTTTTATGATCTATATGCAGGCACTCCGGTTCCTGACGGACTTCCTGGAGGGGGATGTCTACTACGGCGCCCGTTACCCGGGGCACAACCTGTTGCGGGCGAAGAACCAGATCCGGTTGCTGGAATCGTTCAACGCGGCGGAAGGGGTCTTCAGGGGGATGCTGGAGGCGCTGCTGCCCGTGGGCGCGTAAGGGGCCGCTTAACGAGGCGCCCTGGGGGCGGTTATCCCTTCCCCTGTATCTTAGGCGGGGTTTTCAACGGCGCCGGCACCGGTGCCTGGCCGTTTTGCAGTTTTTGGTTAAAGACTTTGTTGATGTGCACCCACCGGCCGTTTACCCAGCGGAAGCCCTCGTAGTCTCCGTCGGGGACGAGGGTGTAGCGCTTTTCGGGCTCGTTGCTTTCGGAAATAAGGTGGTCGAAAATGAGGAGGTCGAGGTCCGGGTCGTACTGGACGCGGGCGTTGGCGCCTTTTTTGTATTCGATCATGTACCGGTCGGGGGAAGGCGACGGGTGGACGGGGTCTCCCGCGGGGAAGGTAAAGTATTGCCCCCCGAATACAGGGTGGTTATTCTCATCAAAGGTCAGGACGTCTATCCACTTCCGGGTGGAGGCCTCGTTGTGTTCGTCGTAGCCTAAGAGGGTATAGTATTTCCGGTTCTGGAATTTTTTGAGGACGATCTTGTAGTAGATGTTCCCGACCCAGTAGTCGTTGCTGGTCACGGTATCCAGGGGACGGTCCATCATGTCGGTCCGGTCGATCAGAGCGTACAGCTTGAGGCTGCCGTCGGGGGTGCGCATTTGAATGGCGCCGTGACGGCGATAGTTGTCCGGGTCGATCATGATCTCCCAGGTGAAGACACGGAAGCTGCTGTCGGGGGCGTACAGGCGGGAGACATTTTCTACGGAGTCGAACGGATAATTGAAAGAGTAGGGGATCTTCAGGGCCCGGACCAAGGTCCGCGTAAACTGGCTGTCGGCCACAAAACGGTCGCTGGCGTTGGTGCCATTGACGATGAGGTTTCCCGATTGGGCGAGGGAGTCTTCATGGGCGTGCAGCTCGGCCAGGCGTTGGGCGGAAAGGCCACCCGGCAAAAGGCCGCAGGGCAAAAAGAGCAGTGCAAGGATCAGGTAACGCATATCTGTGGCTATAACTGAGAATCAGGGACATTTATTGCGGAACGCTGCCGAATTACTGGCCGGGGCCGCCCGCATTGATAGCGCGGGCAAACGCCAGGAGATCGGGGAATATAAAGTCCACGAGCGGATGCGGCATCGGCGGCTCCTCCCGTGTCGTCGGCAGGAACACCGTGAGGGCGCCAATGTTGCGGCCGAATTCCATATCGCTAAAGGTGTTGCCCACCATGAGGCTGCGACGGGGGTCGACGCCGGCGAAGTCCCGGATGGCTTCCTGACCCATGAGGGGGCCGGGTTTTCGCCGGGGGCTGTCGTCGTTGAGGTCGGGGGCGTAGTAGATGTGGTCGATGTGGCCGCCGGCAAGGACGACCTTTGCGGTCATCCGCTCGTGGATGTCGAGGAGGTCTTCCTCGGTCATCAATCCTTTGCCGACGCCCCTTTGGTTGGTGACCACGAAAAGGTGGCCAAAATGGCCTTTAAAAATCCGGAACGCCTCCAGGACGCCCGCGTTAAACTGGAATTCTTCCCAGGTCCGCACGTAGTCCATCGGCTTTTCTACATTGATCACCCCATCCCTGTCCAGGAAAAGGGTCCAACTCCGGTCGATCCGGGGAAGTATAGGTTGACTCATAATAGTAAATCCTTTTGCGCACGCTCGTAATCTGCCGGGATACCTATATCGATAAAATAGGCGTCGTCCGTGTAACCGTATAGCCGGCCGCCGGATACCCGGGGTTCCAGGAAATCCTTTTCAAAGGAAAACGTCCCGGCGGGGGCTTCCGCAAGGTACTCCTTTACGGACAGACCATAGACGCCGCCGTTGATGAGGCCGGATGTCCGCGGCTTTTTTTCCTCAAAACCAATAATCCTTCCCCCAGGTTCGACGTCGACCACGCCATAGCGGTCGAAGTCTTGCATGGGCTTCAGGGCGAGGGTGGCCAGCGCGCCCCGCTCCTTGTGAAAGGCGGACAAGGCGGGTATGTCGACCTGGAAAAGCGTGTCCCCGTTGGCGACGAGGACCTGTGCCTCTTCCGCGGCCTTGCAGGCTTCGCGGATGGCGCCGCCGGTGCCCAGGGGTTCCTTTTCCACGACACAAACAAAGTCGAGGATGCTGTAGACCCTTTTCATATAGGCTTCTATGACCTCGTGTTTATAACCGAGCGAGAGGACGAGGCGGTATACGCCTTCGGCGAGCAGGTAGTCGACGACGTGCGCCAGGAAGGGGCGCCCCGACACCGGCGCCATACACTTGGGGAGGTCGGGGACCGCGCTCCTCAGACGGGTGCCCAGCCCCCCTGCGAGAATAATGGCTTCCTTCATATCAACGGGCAGTCCAGGTGGTGAGCCCGGATTTTACGAACCGGTAAGAGGAACAAACGCCGCCGAGGGCGCCTAAGGTTTCCTTGACGCGATATTGTGTATTCCCCGGGCAATAAAAAATCATAAACCCGCCGCCCCCGGCCCCGGAGATCTTGCCGCCGACGGCCCCGGCCGCTTTTGCCCGGTCATAGATATCCTCCAGGTGGGCGTTGGAAATGTTGTGCGCCATGCGCCGTTTTTGCTGGAAACCGAAGTCGAGGATCTCACCGATGGCATTGAGGTCGCCGCGGAGCAGGGCTTCCTTCATCATCCGGGCCTGTTCCTTGAGTTGGTGCATGGCCTCGATGGACGCCGAGTTGTTTGCCTGTACGTTTTTCTGCTGCTCCTTGATGATGGTGGCGGACTCGCGGCTGGTCGACGTGAAATACAGCACCAGGTTGTGTTCCAGCTCGTCGAGGTATTCCTGGCGGATGCGTAAGGGGTTGACGATGACCTTGTCCCCGGCAAAAAATTCCATATAGTTGACGCCCCCGAAGGTGGCGGCGTACTGGTCCTGTTTCCCCCCCGCCAGTTGCAGGTACTCGCGTTCGATCCGGTAGGCGTAGTGGGCCACGTCGTATTCCCCCAGCGGCAGTTTGAGCATCTCCGCAAAAGCGCCAAGGATGGCCACCACCAGGGTCGATGACGTCCCCAGCCCCGACCCCGCGGGCGCTTCCACCAGCGTGGACAACCGGAGCCCCTGTACCGGCATCCCATAGTCCTCGACCATCTTGTTGTACACGCCCTTGAGGAGGTCCAGCTTCCCGTCCAGGGGCAGGCTGGGCATGGCCTCGTAGGTCAATGTCTCCTTCCGGTCAAAGGCCTCCAGGATGATCACATTTTCCTTCAGGGGTTCGATGTTCGCGTGGGCATACAAGGAGACGCTGGCGTTCAGGATTGCGCCTCCGTAGAGGTCGCTGTAAGGGCTTACGTCGGTCCCGCCACCGGCCAGGCCTATCCGCAGGGGCGCTCTGCTACGATAAATCATACGGCAATATTAGTGTTTTTGGTGAGCTCCCGGATGGCCTCTACCAGGCGCTTCCAGGAATACTTTTTCTTTTCCTCCCTTAGTCCGGGCAGGAAATGCGCCCGTCCCAGGGTGTAAAATTGTTTTATGGCGTTTGCAATCGATTCCGGCTGCGGTTCGCAGACGATGCCTACTTTGCCATCTGGCACCAGGTCCGGCAGACCGCCCACGTTGGTGACTACCATCGGGCACTCGAAATGATACGCCAGGGGCGTGACGCCGCTTTGGGTCGCCGCCCGGTAGGGCTGTACCAGCACGTCCGCGGCGCAGAGGTAATACTTCACGTCCTCGTCCGGGATAAAGTCCGTCTTTAGCACCAGCCGGTCCCGGATGCCCAGGCGGTCGATGAGGTCTTCGTAGAACTGGCCGTCTTCGTAATATTCGCCGGCGATCACGAAACGAGCGTCCGGCACTTGTCGCACCGCTTCCAGCAGCAGGTCCAGCCCTTTGTATTTACGGATGAAGCCAAAGAACAAAACGATGTGCTCCTCCTGCGGCAACCCGAGTTTTGCCCTCGCCTCGCGCATCTGGATTGGGTCCCCGAAGTGGTCGTAGAGTGGGTGTTCGATTTTGGTGGCGGGTTTCGTGGTGAACAGCCTCAGGTCGTTAAAAACCTTGTCGCTCATCGCAATAAAAGCGTCGCAACTTTTGATAAAGTACTTCGTCAGCGGCCGGTCGCCGAACCGCTTTTCGTGCGGGATGATGTTGTCCGCGATACAAACAACTTTGACGGGTCTTTTCCAGCGCGCGATCCGGAGGATGGTCCCAAAACAAGCCCCCATAAAGGGCAGCCAGAACTTGATCACGATCAGGTCGGGACGGTCCCGCCTCAGGGCCAGGCCCACCTTGATCCAGTTAAAGGGATTGATGGAATTGATGCAGACCTTTATGTCCAGGTCGGGTGGGGCAGGGGAGGTCGAGTATTGTGTTCGCCCGGGGAAAAGAAAGGCAGGATACTGGAGCGAAAACGTATATATTTTCGCCTGGTCCCCCAGCGAATTGAATTCCCGCACCAGCCGTTCATTGTACGCCGCAAGCCCGCCCCGCAAGGGATAGGCCGTCCCGATCAACCCTATTTTTTTCCCCATATTATTGGAAATTATTTATATCTTCCCCTCGGTAAAATCCGTATTCTAGTATGAAAAAGCTCTACCTCGCCGGCCTTGTGGGCGCTTCCATCCTGCTTTTTTATTGTCAGAAGTCCGCGCCGCTCGCTTATCAGCCACCCGTTGTTACGGTCACCTCTTTTTCATCCATGCTGTCCGGTCGTGCCACCGTTCACCCCGGCACATCGCTTTCTTTTTATCTCTGGAGCCAGGTATCAGGGCCCCGGCGTGCTATGATCGATCATCCCTCGCAAGCGGCGACGTCCGTTTCCGGTCTTGTTCCGGGTACATACGTCTTCGAGCTTTTCGCCACCGACAACAAGGGCGCCACGGGTTCCGCTTACGATACCCTCCAGGTTACGGCCTTATAGACCTTCCTTCTTTTCGATCAGGTAAAAATTGCGGTCCGCCGCGTTCCGGGAAATCAACTCACCCAAAAAACCCGATAGGAAAAGCTGCACCCCCACCACGATGGAGATCAGCCCGATATAGAAAATGGGGCGGTCCGTCATTCGGTACCGCGCAAAGGCGATCTTCGCCACCCCCAGGTAGGTCCAGATACAAAAACCAATAAAGGAGATCACGCTTCCCCACAGCCCGAAAAAGTGCATCGGGCGTTTTCCAAAACGGCCCACGAACATCACCGAGGCCAGGTCCAGAAACCCGTTGATAAACCGCTCCCAGCCGAACTTCGAGACCCCATATTTGCGCGCCTGGTGAACGACGACTTTCTCCCCGATCTTCCGGAACCCCGCCCACTTCGCCAGGACCGGGATCTGCCGGTGCATTTCCCCGTAGATCTCGATGCTTTTCGCCACCTTTTTCCGGTAAGACTTCAGCCCGCAATTAAAATCGTGGAGCGGTATCCCCGTCATCCAGCGCGTGACCCCGTTAAACAGTTTGGAGGGAAGGTTTTTTGTAAACGCGTTGTCGTATCGCTTCTTTTTCCAGCCGCTCACCATGTCGTAGCCATCTTCCACGATCATCCGGTACAATTCGGGGACCTCATCGGGGCTATCCTGGAGATCCGCGTCCATCGTGATGATTACTTCCCCCTGCGCCGCGCGGAAGGCCTCGTTCAACGCCGCCGATTTCCCATAATTCCGCTGGAATTTGATCCCCTTGAGGTGTCCGTTTTGTTGATGCAATCGTTCGATGACCTCCCACGACCCATCCGTGCTGCCGTCGTCCACTAAGATAACCTCGTAGGTGTATCCATGGTCCCGCATCACCCGTTCAATCCAGGCACACAACTCCGGCAGGGACTCCTCTTCGTTGAATAAGGGGACTACTATAGAGATATTCATGGGAGGCGAAGATAGGGGATTATGCCTTTTTCTGTACAAGGAGCGCCACGATCATCGACTTGACAAAGTCCCAAAGCAAACCCTGACCCAGCCCGATCAATACTTGCAAAAATGTTAAAGGCCCCGTCGGGGTCTTCTGCTCCTGCGCCAGGCTGTCGTTGATCTGGTCCATCGGCAATCCCAGCTTCGCCGATTTTGCCGCCAGGTTTTGCAGCGACACCATCGTGACCTGGTGTCCCCAGGACTTATCTAACACATTGTAAATTATAATGTTAACTGCGGCGTACCCCAGTTCATAGAGGATATAGGCCAGGAAAGCATACTGGAGTGCTTTTACGAAGGGTAAATGTCCTTTTCTTATGGTCAGCCCGCCCGCGATCAGCAGCACCACCGTCAGCGGCGCCCAGACAAAGGTGGCATACGGCAAAAAAGCCACATAGGCGTTCACCCCGGCGTGCCAGGTTCCCAGTGAAAAAGCCGCATAAACGACGCTGAAAAGGATCCCTAGGATGATACCTAACTTATTGAGAGACATTGATCTGGTGGTTTAGAACCGTTCCGATTACCCGCCCTTTGAGCGTTTTGCCCAGGAAAGGGCTGTTTTTGGAGGCCGAATAGGTTTTTTCAAAGGTGTAGGTTTCGCCCGGGACGAACAAGGTCAGGTTTGCCTCGTGCTGTTCCTTTAGCTCTGCCTTGTCGAGGTGGAATACTTCGCGGGGTTTTATGGATACCATGTCAACCCAGTGTTCTAGTTTTATCTGCCCTTCCAGTAACGACCACACTGCCCCGAAGGCGCTCTCCAGGCCAATCGCGCCAGGCTTCGCGTATTCAAACTCGCAGACCTTTGCGTCATAGTCTTGTGGCAGGTGATGGCTGGTGATCATGTCTACGTTTCCTTGTTTGACTGCTTGTCTGAGGGCTTCCATCTGTTTCCTGTCCACCAGGGCCGGGGTCACCTTCAGGTTGGTGTCGTAGCCTTCCAGGTCTTCGTCGCAAAAATATAGATGGTGAGGGGTTACAGAGCACGTAACGTTCAGGCCCCTCTGTTGGGCCGCCTTTATTGCCTCTATGCTTTTGGGCGATGTGATGCCTGTGAAGTGCAATGATGAGTTTGTGTATTCCAACAGCTTCAGGTCCCGCTCTACCATAATCTCCTCCGCCAGCAGCGGCTTCCCCGGCAACCCCATCCTCGTCGAGACGATGCCTTCGTGCATCAACCCGTGTGCGCCGATCGTCGTATCGTCCGGCACCTGGATCACCGTCCCGTCCACCGTTTTTACATATTGCAGCGCCTTTAATAAAAGGCCCGCAGACTGCAACGGTTTCCACCCATCCCCAAAAGCCTTTGCACCGCTTGTATGCATGTCATACATCTCCGCGAGTTCCTTCCCCTCCAGGTTGCGGCTTACCGCGCCGATCGGGTGGACCCGCGCCTTTAGATTTTTTGAACCGTTTGTCAGATACTCCACTTGCCCTTTCCCTTGCACCACCGGGTTCGTATTCGGCACCGCCAACACCTCCGTAAAGCCACCTGCCGCAGCCGCATCCGTACCCGTTTTTAGCGTCTCCTTATGCTCCTGACCCGGGTCATGAAACTGCACAAACGTATCCACCCATCCCGGAGAGACGTGCAGATTTTCTATGTGTATCACTTGTGTTTTATCGGCGGGGTCCTCCTGGAGCTGGAGCCCTTTGCCCACCCGGGCAATCTTTCCGTTTTCAATGAGAATATCGACAACCTGACCATGATGCGCGGACCGTGGGTCCACCACTTTCGCTTCCCGGATGTACAGCCTCATGCTAAAATTTCGTTGCGCTAAGATAGATAATTTTGTCGTTTCAAATAAAAACTTACCTTTGCAACCCCTACTTAAAAGGGATCGGGACGTAGCGCAGTCCGGTAGCGTACTTGCATGGGGTGCAAGTGGTCGCTGGTTCGAATCCAGTCGTCCCGACAAAAGCCTGCAGCTTACTGATTAAGCCCACCGCTATGCGGTGGGCTTTTTTATGCCGGAGCGACGGCGGCGGAGCTTGCTCCGACGACGGTGCGCAGGCATAAAAAAATCCCCGAAGGGGATTTAATCAGTAAGTGGTAGGGTTTTAGGCCCCCCCCTTCATGGATCACCGCAGGCGCCGTCAGGCGCCTGCGGTGATCCAGTCATCCCGGCCATACAAATAAAGCCCTTCAAATCATTGAATTTGAAGGGCTTCATAATTGGATTAATATTTAAACTATTAGAAGCCTATATAATAGGTAACCGGTGTGGCATACGTAACAGACGAGTTCAATACGGTTACCGTTATCTTATATGTCCCTCCATTATTACTTAATGAGGGAACCTTTGCAAGGATTTCATCATCTGAATTAGACTGTATTACAAAATTTGCGGTAGTGCCATCCTGATCAACTGTTGTAACGGTTGTAGGTATTTCCGGAGAAGGAGAAAGCAGGTGACTCCCCGTAATTCTAATATTGGCACCTGAATAAATCGTGTCCGTCGTGGAAGTAATTACCGGTGCAACATCCGCAATCAGCTCCACAGAATCTTTTGCCAGGGTTTTCAAACCGGCAACTTCTACAGCAAAACCGTGCATTCCGAGCCCGGCATTTTTTGTATATATCCGTATCGACGTATTGCTTTCGGCATCAGCGTATCCAAGTGAATTATCCAGGTACACATTGTTGGCTATGGAAGAATATTGATTACGGAATCCTTTTCCTATTATTCTTACTACCTGCCCCAAATATGCTATTTTAGGTGTTATAGAGTCAATTACAGGCGCATTTAAATGAAAGAGTGTTGTACTCGTCATGGTTTGTCCGTCAACAACAGTAATGGCAGGTGTTGCATTGTCTATCTCATTCGGCACTACTACCTTCAGTGTCTTACTATCTTTCGAAATGACCCCTGCATTAACATCCCCAAAGCGAACAGTAGGGTTATTTGTATAAAATACTCCTGTAATAGTAATGGTATCTCCGATAAATCCATTAGCTGGTGAAAATCCTGAAAATTGGGGAATAGATGTCCTGGTAAAGCTCTTTTCAGATGTGAATAACACGGTATCTACCTTTACCTTGATCTTTGTTGTTGTATCAGGCATATCAGGCACTAATACCCTGATTACTGTGTTTTGTACATTGTTGGTATCGGTTCTGGTTATACTTAGTACGTTTGTTGGTGTATTGCCAAAGCTCACGCTTATATCATTAGGGGCACCGGTAAAATAAATATTAATCGTATCTCCAATAGCTCCTGATTCCGGGGAAAACCTTATAAACTGCAAGCCATTGGCGGTTGAGCCATTGCCGCCATTCCCTCCATTCCCTCCTGTATTGGAAGGCGGGTTAACCGTATCTTTTTTACACATAGAAAAAAGGATAAGGAGGCCAAGCATCAGGATAAAAGTTACATTTCCAGTCTTCATAGTAGGTTATTTATTGTTAGAAGATTCCCTCAAAACCCGACTCGTGGCGCAAGTTATTTATTCTGCGGTGATGAACCTGTAGACATACTTGGATGTTGCATGGGGTTGCTAAACTACTATTCCGAAAGGTTTTGTACTCCTTGCGCACCAAAATGACTGCTATTTTTTCATTATGTAAAACACTTCACTCCCCTCTCAAACTCCGCACGGGGTTGGCCATTGCAGCCTTGATGGCCTGGTAACCGATCGTGACCAGTGCAAGGGCAACGGCAGCGAACCCGGAAATCGGGAATAGCCACCCGTTGATGGCGATCCTGTATGCAAAATTTTGCAGCCATACATGCATGCAATACCAGGCGATGGGGGATGCAATGATCAGCGCGATAACCACCAGGACGATGAAATCTTTGCTCAACATAGCGACGATTCCTGTCACGCTGGCTCCCAACACTTTCCGGATTCCAATTTCCCTGGTGCGTTGCCGGGCGGTAAAGGTGACCAGGCCAAATAATCCCATGCACGCGATGAAGATGGCAAGGACCATCGCCGTATTCATCATTTTTGCAGTCCGCTGCTCCCCGGCATAGAGTTGGTCAATTGTCTCGTCGAAAAAACTGAATTCAAATTTTTCGTCAGGGTATAGCTCTTTCCAGATCGCTTCAATCCTTGCGATTGTTGCTGCAAATTCAGCGGGATTCCTCCAATGGGCAGTGAGTTTGACGCTGATGGTTCTCTCCTGGTTCTTATCAGAACTAATGAAGAAAGAAGTAATCGGATCGTGCAACGATCGGGAATGAAAGTCCTTTACTACCCCGACAATCATTCCCTTTGCATCGTTCATGCCGTTCTGAGCGATTTCTCCAATGGCGTCGCCGGGTTTTCTAAACCCCAACGCATTTGCACAGGTTTCATTCACCAGATATTCCCTGACGGTGTCGGAGTGCCGTATATTACGGCCCGCGATGATCGTGAGGCCAAATAGGGGTACATAGTTTTCATCGGCCATCTCGTCGGAGGCGTCTTTCGCCACGAATTCCGGCTGATCTACCCGGGTGAGATGGGTGCTGGGGTGCACTTTCGCAGCTGGCGTTTCCATGTGCGTACTTACCATTTCCACGGACGACAATTGCCGGAGCCGTTCCGCGAAAAGGCTCACTTTATCGATCGGGCTATTCCAGCCAGTACGGAAACTGATGATGGGGTCCTTTTTAAAGCCGAGGTCCTTGTTTTGTATAAATCGAATCTGGTTGCGAATGACAAGGGTACTTATAATGAACAAAAGGGAAACGGCAAATTGAAACACGATCAATCCTTTGCGTAAAAAGCCATCATGATCACTTTTTTGCACGCCATGTCCCTTTAGACTAAGAGCGGGCAACCTGGAGGATAAGACTATTGCCGGGTAAACACCTGCCAGCAAAGAGGTGAGTATGGTCATCAATAACAGGAAAAGAAGAGTGCCCGGGTCCGCCGGATGGAAAGCGACGTTTTCCGGGATAATCGATTGAAAAACACGAAGTAGCGGATAGACGGCGGCAATGGAAATGACCACCGATAGAGAGGTTACGAGGAATGTCTCTACAAGAAATTGCCAACGCAGGCTGGCCCTGCTGCTTCCCAAAACCTTTCGCACACCTATTTCCTTCGCCCTGACGATGGACTGGGCTGTAGCCAGATTGATAAAGTTGGCAGTGGCGAGAATCAAAATAAATGCAGCAATACCTATAAGGGCATAAAGAGTGGGAAGGTGGGCGTGGCGGGTAAAATCGTCTTTATATGCGCTGTTGAAATGTATATCGGATAGGGGTTGAAGCGTTATGCCGGCTTCATGCCCCGGAGACTGCGGCAAATGGGTAGCAAAAAATTTTGGAAATTGTCTTACCGCCTGTTCCGGCGTTACGCCTTTTGCCAGCTTTACAAATCCCTGTGTAGTAGGGCTCCAGTTCCCCCAGTGGTCTAGTTGGATCTCCCCTTTTAAGAAGCTATGACCGATAGTGGGAAATGAAATAAAATCTTTAAAAGCCAGGTCTGTGTTATTAGTCCAGTCTTTTACAATTCCGGATACGGTGAGCGGCAGAGAGTCATTTAGGTAGATATCGTGATAGAATACCAGTTTGCCGACGATTTTTTCAAGCGGTATTCGGCCAAAATAATTGTAGGCTTCTTTTTCGGAGAGCACGACTTTAAACGGTTCGTTCAATGCCGTCGCTGCATTCCCTTGCAACCACTGGTATCTGAAGATGTCAAAGTATTGGTGTTCAGCGATGATAATGGGGGATACTTGCTCTCCCCTTTTTGTTGCTTCGAATCTTAGCGGTTCTCCTGTTCCCTGTGGGACGATCACCCGGGCATAATAGTTGTGAAATTCGGTTACTGTTTCAAAGCCGGTTAGTTCATCACGCATGGCGAGGGGCAGCGGTCTTATTGCAAAGCCTTTCTCCTCCTTGTTCCCCAGACCGTCTTTCTCGAACCCAACGATGCGGTATATACGTTCCTTGTCCGGGTGAAAGCGGTCAAAACTAAATTCAAAGCTGGTAATCAGGTAGATGATCAAACTGGCGCAGATACCGATGGAAAGGCCGAGAATGTTAATAGCGGTAGAACCCTTATGCCGAACGATGTTTCGCCAGGCGCTTTTGACATGGTTTTTGAGCATGCGGTCTTGTTTTGAGGCATGGATAACATTTTGGTTACCGCGGAATTACGGAAAGGTTACACAATTGATTGGATGGTGGGCATAAAAAGGAGTGATAAAACAGGTCACTTAGACGGTACAGGGCGTCCCAACCGCCCGCATGTTCATAAAGTGTTTCCATAAAATGAGTGAATATCGATGTTCAGCCTTCTCTTTAACTCGTCCTTTCTCTTCAAAAACTGCTGTTCATCAAATAGGTATAAAGTAGCGCTGCCGGTGCCTATTTGGCCGTGCGTTGTTTCCGTCAAATAATAGCCATTCGACAATTGTATAAAAGCGGAATAGT
This region of Dinghuibacter silviterrae genomic DNA includes:
- a CDS encoding phosphotransferase enzyme family protein, which translates into the protein MMIMFDPITLQALLTCFGLDPLDWHCVGFGTGLINTTWVLKDRNGTIKYILQKVNRQVFKQPEDIAHNLRVVGDHLAKRHPDYLFVRPVPALDGEAFVRSEEGEYYRLFPFIGGSRTLDVVHKPEQAFEAARSFARFSHLLADLDPALLRDTLPHFHDLSRRYRAFEEALDNAPAILKAGAVAEIGTLKSHAGYVSDLEALKRSPDFPLRVMHHDTKISNILFDRQDKALCVIDLDTVMPGYFISDVGDMMRTYLSPASEEAQDLDSVHVRPEYFRAIVAGYLSGMEGGLTPLERGQFLFAGRFMIYMQALRFLTDFLEGDVYYGARYPGHNLLRAKNQIRLLESFNAAEGVFRGMLEALLPVGA
- a CDS encoding D-glycero-alpha-D-manno-heptose-1,7-bisphosphate 7-phosphatase, translated to MSQPILPRIDRSWTLFLDRDGVINVEKPMDYVRTWEEFQFNAGVLEAFRIFKGHFGHLFVVTNQRGVGKGLMTEEDLLDIHERMTAKVVLAGGHIDHIYYAPDLNDDSPRRKPGPLMGQEAIRDFAGVDPRRSLMVGNTFSDMEFGRNIGALTVFLPTTREEPPMPHPLVDFIFPDLLAFARAINAGGPGQ
- a CDS encoding nucleotidyltransferase family protein, encoding MKEAIILAGGLGTRLRSAVPDLPKCMAPVSGRPFLAHVVDYLLAEGVYRLVLSLGYKHEVIEAYMKRVYSILDFVCVVEKEPLGTGGAIREACKAAEEAQVLVANGDTLFQVDIPALSAFHKERGALATLALKPMQDFDRYGVVDVEPGGRIIGFEEKKPRTSGLINGGVYGLSVKEYLAEAPAGTFSFEKDFLEPRVSGGRLYGYTDDAYFIDIGIPADYERAQKDLLL
- a CDS encoding GHMP family kinase ATP-binding protein, with the protein product MIYRSRAPLRIGLAGGGTDVSPYSDLYGGAILNASVSLYAHANIEPLKENVIILEAFDRKETLTYEAMPSLPLDGKLDLLKGVYNKMVEDYGMPVQGLRLSTLVEAPAGSGLGTSSTLVVAILGAFAEMLKLPLGEYDVAHYAYRIEREYLQLAGGKQDQYAATFGGVNYMEFFAGDKVIVNPLRIRQEYLDELEHNLVLYFTSTSRESATIIKEQQKNVQANNSASIEAMHQLKEQARMMKEALLRGDLNAIGEILDFGFQQKRRMAHNISNAHLEDIYDRAKAAGAVGGKISGAGGGGFMIFYCPGNTQYRVKETLGALGGVCSSYRFVKSGLTTWTAR
- a CDS encoding glycosyltransferase; translation: MGKKIGLIGTAYPLRGGLAAYNERLVREFNSLGDQAKIYTFSLQYPAFLFPGRTQYSTSPAPPDLDIKVCINSINPFNWIKVGLALRRDRPDLIVIKFWLPFMGACFGTILRIARWKRPVKVVCIADNIIPHEKRFGDRPLTKYFIKSCDAFIAMSDKVFNDLRLFTTKPATKIEHPLYDHFGDPIQMREARAKLGLPQEEHIVLFFGFIRKYKGLDLLLEAVRQVPDARFVIAGEYYEDGQFYEDLIDRLGIRDRLVLKTDFIPDEDVKYYLCAADVLVQPYRAATQSGVTPLAYHFECPMVVTNVGGLPDLVPDGKVGIVCEPQPESIANAIKQFYTLGRAHFLPGLREEKKKYSWKRLVEAIRELTKNTNIAV
- a CDS encoding PKD domain-containing protein, producing MKKLYLAGLVGASILLFYCQKSAPLAYQPPVVTVTSFSSMLSGRATVHPGTSLSFYLWSQVSGPRRAMIDHPSQAATSVSGLVPGTYVFELFATDNKGATGSAYDTLQVTAL
- a CDS encoding glycosyltransferase family 2 protein; this translates as MNISIVVPLFNEEESLPELCAWIERVMRDHGYTYEVILVDDGSTDGSWEVIERLHQQNGHLKGIKFQRNYGKSAALNEAFRAAQGEVIITMDADLQDSPDEVPELYRMIVEDGYDMVSGWKKKRYDNAFTKNLPSKLFNGVTRWMTGIPLHDFNCGLKSYRKKVAKSIEIYGEMHRQIPVLAKWAGFRKIGEKVVVHQARKYGVSKFGWERFINGFLDLASVMFVGRFGKRPMHFFGLWGSVISFIGFCIWTYLGVAKIAFARYRMTDRPIFYIGLISIVVGVQLFLSGFLGELISRNAADRNFYLIEKKEGL